Proteins encoded by one window of Cyprinus carpio isolate SPL01 chromosome B6, ASM1834038v1, whole genome shotgun sequence:
- the LOC109071656 gene encoding immunoglobulin-like and fibronectin type III domain-containing protein 1 isoform X2, whose product MKFTKSKEEEPTAPGQVAIKKRSKVPGVMITQFVEEIPAGKSHPDFSRKPIALTIQEGKLAVFKAIITGSPTPTVTWARNNGDVSDPERYVVSYDPVLGEHQLQMPNVGVDQADTYKCYANNEYGRASVTVTLNVIEVGFKKSKAMQEARLDQREKAAADLKRTLRTRAEQKEERKDGEVDEKFWELLLSADKKDYERICAEYGVTDFRWMLKKLNEKKKEIEEQQSQYIEHLNNLRHIEIKTPGCAEFEFEMDLKDPNARIFLLKDGVMVPFNTDTDEKHSLRQVGRKFIFSVHGLNAEDAGLYQVDIEGVNVFSTDFKIPAVDFLVKIQEVKAVEREDAVFECVLSAPLPKISWLGKNVALEQGEKYDISVSEDMLIHRLVVKDCMQVDKGIYAAVAGMKSCNAWLIVEADPDPNQRGKKGARKTTQAGGGGTDLIRIAAEQQEKLQKEREERIEQLKQIQAEKAAAIEEEKPAEEEKTAEEDTAAPEPPKPKAKPKPKPKPKPETKTDSEGKEEEPEPEPEMEEEQPESEKAAPPPPEAPSEEPRKRVRTGPLVPDTIVDPGVHFTSGLSDVHAIIGQSAEMVCKLSSEKCDGIWYKDGKEITATDKLKIVKDGAVHKLIVSNCTEDDSGKYRFEADGRKTEAMLVVEDPPRINQDDLAKFAEPVIIKVGQNATFKMDFVGREPMKVQWYNEGEEMLEDNHIRIEKSDSHSRLLLVKCQRKDSGEIKLKLKNEFGTIEALSRLIVLDKPTNPMGPAEVLEASASCVEFKWRSPKDDGGSPIKNYYIERNQIGRNTWTKIGNIPREPHYKDTDVDHGRRYCYRIRAVTAEGTSDVFETNDIQAGTKAYPGPPSTPKVVSAFKNCITLAWSPPTNTGGTNIVGYNIEKRKQGSNIWGQVNLPDEPIKGKQYDVKDVIEGMEYEFRVSAINLSGAGEPSTPSEFVIARDPKKPPGKVIDLKVTDSTYTSLSLSWTKPKEEEGVQDEAKGYFVELRPAENTEWGRCNSNPLIATSYTILGLKSMAMYWVRVVATNEGGDGEPRDLDNYIIAMPPPVRPNFTNRKMKSFMVVRAENSARVNINFEASPMPTIIWLKDGMPVSKRVTVSNTDGMSQLLIPSAERSDSGIYTIIVKNIVGQEMFSVEIRVTDDPKPPGPVWLEENVPGTLTVSWEPSPDEKRDDHLHYMVMKRDSIKHTWHTVADRLFNNNFTAVNIMPGREYNFRVYAKNDIGLSEPSESLTWGIVKKKVPLKMHATPEKYECYMSCAVRGDPIPHVTWYHNNVSLNTDTNYYITNTCGVCSMLILRVSAKDNGEYKVVAENSLGHAECSTQLTILE is encoded by the exons atgaaatttacaaaaagtaAGGAAGAGGAGCCCACTGCTCCTGGGCAAG TGGCCATTAAGAAGCGATCTAAAGTCCCAGGAGTAATGATCACACAGTTTGTGGAGGAAATCCCAGCAGGAAAAAGTCATCCAGACTTCTCCCGCAAACCCATCGCCTTGACTATTCAAGAAG GAAAGCTTGCCGTTTTCAAAGCCATCATCACTGGAAGTCCCACACCAACTGTGACATGGGCTCGAAACAATGGAGATGTATCTGATCCTGAAAGATATGTTGTTTCATATGATCCAGTCTTAGGAGAACATCAATTACAG ATGCCCAATGTTGGAGTTGATCAAGCCGACACATATAAATGTTATGCAAATAATGAATATGGACGTGCTTCAGTCACAGTCACACTCAATGTGATTGAAG ttgggTTCAAGAAGAGCAAAGCAATGCAGGAAGCACGATTAG accaacgagagaaagCAGCAGCCGATTTAAAAAGGACCCTGAGGACCCG AGCTGAACAAAAGGAGGAGAGGAAAGATGGAGAGGTTGATGAGAAATTTTGGGAACTGTTGCTGAGCGCTGATAAGAAAGATTACGAGCGCATCTGTGCTGAATACGGGGTGACGGACTTTCGCTGGATGTTGAAGAAACTGAACGAGAAGAAAAAGGAAATAGAGGAGCAGCAGTCGCAG TACATTGAACACCTAAACAACCTGAGACATATTGAAATCAAGACACCCGGATGTGCCGAATTTGAATTTGAGATGGATCTCAAAGACCCCAATGCCAGAATCTTCCTCCTCAAG GATGGTGTTATGGTTCCATTTAACACTGATACAGATGAGAAGCATTCTTTGCGTCAAGTCGGCAGGAAATTCATCTTTAGCGTACATGGTCTaaatgcagaagatgctggactGTATCAAGTCGATATTGAGGGGGTCAATGTCTTCTCAACTGACTTTAAAA TTCCAGCGGTAGACTTCTTGGTAAAGATTCAGGAAGTGAAGGCTGTGGAAAGAGAGGATGCCGTGTTTGAGTGTGTCTTATCTGCTCCGCTCCCGAAGATCTCTTGGCTAGGCAAGAACGTCGCCCTGGAACAGGGTGAAAAGTATGACATCTCTGTCTCTGAGGACATGCTAATCCATAGACTGGTGGTGAAGGACTGTATGCAAGTGGACAAAGGCATCTACGCAGCTGTGGCTGGAATGAAGTCTTGTAACGCCTGGCTGATAGTGGAGG CTGACCCAGATCCGAACCAGAGGGGCAAGAAGGGAGCACGCAAAACCACTCAAGCAGGAGGTGGAGGCACAGACCTGATCAGGATCGCGGCAGAGCAGCAGGAGAAGCTGCAGAAGGAGCGAGAGGAGAGGATAGAGCAGCTGAAACAGATTCAGGCTGAAAAAGCTGCTGCCATTGAGGAAGAGAAaccagcagaagaagaaaaaacagctgAGGAAGATACTGCTGCCCCAGAACCGCCAAAACCAAAGGCTAAACCTAAACCCAAACCCAAGCCTAAACCAGAAACCAAAACAGACTCTGAAGGCAAAGAAGAAGAGCCTGAACCTGAGCCAGAGATGGAGGAGGAACAACCAGAATCAGAGAAAGCTGCTCCACCACCACCAGAGGCACCCAGTGAGGAGCCAAGGAAGAGAGTGAGAACTGGGCCTTTGGTCCCAGACACCATTGTTG ATCCAGGAGTTCACTTCACCAGTGGACTGTCAGATGTCCATGCCATCATTGGTCAGTCAGCAGAAATGGTGTGCAAACTTAGTAGTGAAAAGTGTGATGGCATTTGGTATAAAGATGGAAAAGAG ATAACAGCCACAGACAAACTAAAGATCGTCAAAGATGGCGCAGTCCATAAACTAATTGTATCAAACTGCACAGAGGATGACAGTGGAAAGTACCGCTTTGAGGCAGATGGACGTAAAACTGAGGCGATGTTGGTCGTGGAAG ACCCACCAAGGATCAATCAAGATGACTTGGCTAAATTCGCAGAGCCTGTGATAATCAAGGTTGGCCAAAATGCAACTTTCAAAATGGACTTTGTAGGTCGCGAGCCAATGAAAGTGCAGTGGTACAATGAGGGTGAAGAGATGCTTGAGGATAATCACATCAGGATTGAGAAGTCAGATAGTCACAGTCGCCTTCTACTTGTGAAATGTCAACGCAAAGACAGTGGAGAAATAAAGCTGAAGCTCAAAAATGAGTTTGGAACCATTGAGGCCCTTTCAAGACTCATCGTTCTAG ATAAACCCACCAACCCAATGGGACCTGCTGAAGTATTAGAAGCCTCAGCATCTTGTGTGGAGTTCAAGTGGAGATCCCCAAAGGACGATGGCGGTTCTCCTATAAAAAACTACTATATTGAGCGTAATCAGATTGGACGCAACACCTGGACGAAGATTGGAAATATCCCTAGAGAGCCCCATTACAAGGACACTGATGTGGACCATGGGAGGAGGTACTGCTATCGCATCAGGGCCGTGACTGCAGAGGGTACCAGTGATGTTTTTGAGACAAATGACATCCAGGCTGGCACCAAAG CATATCCTGGACCACCATCTACACCCAAAGTGGTCAGTGCCTTTAAGAACTGCATCACTTTGGCATGGTCACCTCCCACCAACACTGGTGGAACCAACATTGTTGGCTACAATATAGAGAAACGCAAACAGGGCAGCAACATATGGGGTCAAGTGAACCTCCCTGATGAGCCAATCAAAG GCAAACAGTATGATGTGAAAGATGTTATTGAAGGAATGGAATATGAATTCCGTGTGTCAGCCATCAACCTTTCTGGTGCTGGAGAACCAAGCACACCCTCTGAATTTGTGATAGCCAGAGATCCAAAAA AACCCCCTGGTAAAGTCATTGACCTGAAAGTCACAGATTCCACCTATACCTCTTTGTCTTTGAGTTGGACTAAACCGAAGGAGGAGGAAGGTGTCCAGGATGAAGCTAAAGGTTATTTTGTGGAATTAAGACCAGCTGAGAACACAGAATGGGGTCGCTGCAACTCAAACCCGCTCATTGCAACTTCCTATACAATTCTTGGCCTCAAGTCTATGGCTATGTACTGGGTCCGAGTGGTTGCAACCAACGAAGGAGGTGATGGGGAACCCCGAGATCTGGACAACTACATCATTGCCATGCCTCCACCAG TAAGGCCAAATTTCACCAATCGCAAAATGAAGAGCTTTATGGTTGTGAGAGCTGAAAATTCTGCTCGGGTCAACATAAATTTTGAG GCATCCCCAATGCCAACTATAATCTGGCTGAAAGATGGAATGCCTGTGTCCAAACGTGTAACTGTGAGCAATACAGATGGGATGTCCCAGCTCCTGATTCCCAGTGCCGAGCGTTCTGACAGCGGGATCTACACCATCATAGTCAAGAACATAGTGGGTCAGGAGATGTTCAGTGTTGAGATCAGAGTGACGG ATGATCCAAAGCCACCTGGCCCAGTGTGGCTGGAAGAAAATGTCCCTGGCACATTGACTGTTTCTTGGGAACCATCTCCTGATGAGAAACGAGATGATCACTTGCACTATATGGTGATGAAACGGGACTCCATCAAACACACCTGGCATACAGTCGCTGACCGCTTGTTCAACAACAACTTTACAGCAGTCAACATCATGCCTGGAAGGGAATATAACTTCCGTGTGTATGCCAAAAATGACATAGGCCTCTCAGAACCATCTGAGTCCCTGACATGGGGCATTGTAAAGAAGAAAG TTCCCCTGAAGATGCACGCTACCCCGGAGAAATATGAGTGCTACATGAGCTGTGCAGTGAGAGGTGACCCCATACCTCATGTCACATGGTACCACAACAATGTCAGCCTCAACACTGACACCAACTACTACATCACTAACACCTGTGGAGTGTGCTCCATGCTCATCTTGAGAGTCAGTGCCAAAGACAACGGAGAATACAAAGTAGTGGCAGAAAACTCTTTAGGCCATGCTGAGTGCAGCACACAGCTGACAATCTTAG agtGA
- the LOC109071656 gene encoding immunoglobulin-like and fibronectin type III domain-containing protein 1 isoform X1, protein MKFTKSKEEEPTAPGQVAIKKRSKVPGVMITQFVEEIPAGKSHPDFSRKPIALTIQEGKLAVFKAIITGSPTPTVTWARNNGDVSDPERYVVSYDPVLGEHQLQMPNVGVDQADTYKCYANNEYGRASVTVTLNVIEVGFKKSKAMQEARLDQREKAAADLKRTLRTRAEQKEERKDGEVDEKFWELLLSADKKDYERICAEYGVTDFRWMLKKLNEKKKEIEEQQSQYIEHLNNLRHIEIKTPGCAEFEFEMDLKDPNARIFLLKDGVMVPFNTDTDEKHSLRQVGRKFIFSVHGLNAEDAGLYQVDIEGVNVFSTDFKIPAVDFLVKIQEVKAVEREDAVFECVLSAPLPKISWLGKNVALEQGEKYDISVSEDMLIHRLVVKDCMQVDKGIYAAVAGMKSCNAWLIVEADPDPNQRGKKGARKTTQAGGGGTDLIRIAAEQQEKLQKEREERIEQLKQIQAEKAAAIEEEKPAEEEKTAEEDTAAPEPPKPKAKPKPKPKPKPETKTDSEGKEEEPEPEPEMEEEQPESEKAAPPPPEAPSEEPRKRVRTGPLVPDTIVDPGVHFTSGLSDVHAIIGQSAEMVCKLSSEKCDGIWYKDGKEITATDKLKIVKDGAVHKLIVSNCTEDDSGKYRFEADGRKTEAMLVVEDPPRINQDDLAKFAEPVIIKVGQNATFKMDFVGREPMKVQWYNEGEEMLEDNHIRIEKSDSHSRLLLVKCQRKDSGEIKLKLKNEFGTIEALSRLIVLDKPTNPMGPAEVLEASASCVEFKWRSPKDDGGSPIKNYYIERNQIGRNTWTKIGNIPREPHYKDTDVDHGRRYCYRIRAVTAEGTSDVFETNDIQAGTKAYPGPPSTPKVVSAFKNCITLAWSPPTNTGGTNIVGYNIEKRKQGSNIWGQVNLPDEPIKGKQYDVKDVIEGMEYEFRVSAINLSGAGEPSTPSEFVIARDPKKPPGKVIDLKVTDSTYTSLSLSWTKPKEEEGVQDEAKGYFVELRPAENTEWGRCNSNPLIATSYTILGLKSMAMYWVRVVATNEGGDGEPRDLDNYIIAMPPPVRPNFTNRKMKSFMVVRAENSARVNINFEASPMPTIIWLKDGMPVSKRVTVSNTDGMSQLLIPSAERSDSGIYTIIVKNIVGQEMFSVEIRVTDDPKPPGPVWLEENVPGTLTVSWEPSPDEKRDDHLHYMVMKRDSIKHTWHTVADRLFNNNFTAVNIMPGREYNFRVYAKNDIGLSEPSESLTWGIVKKKEKFSLNLAPSKPCNLDSAPIFTVPLKMHATPEKYECYMSCAVRGDPIPHVTWYHNNVSLNTDTNYYITNTCGVCSMLILRVSAKDNGEYKVVAENSLGHAECSTQLTILE, encoded by the exons atgaaatttacaaaaagtaAGGAAGAGGAGCCCACTGCTCCTGGGCAAG TGGCCATTAAGAAGCGATCTAAAGTCCCAGGAGTAATGATCACACAGTTTGTGGAGGAAATCCCAGCAGGAAAAAGTCATCCAGACTTCTCCCGCAAACCCATCGCCTTGACTATTCAAGAAG GAAAGCTTGCCGTTTTCAAAGCCATCATCACTGGAAGTCCCACACCAACTGTGACATGGGCTCGAAACAATGGAGATGTATCTGATCCTGAAAGATATGTTGTTTCATATGATCCAGTCTTAGGAGAACATCAATTACAG ATGCCCAATGTTGGAGTTGATCAAGCCGACACATATAAATGTTATGCAAATAATGAATATGGACGTGCTTCAGTCACAGTCACACTCAATGTGATTGAAG ttgggTTCAAGAAGAGCAAAGCAATGCAGGAAGCACGATTAG accaacgagagaaagCAGCAGCCGATTTAAAAAGGACCCTGAGGACCCG AGCTGAACAAAAGGAGGAGAGGAAAGATGGAGAGGTTGATGAGAAATTTTGGGAACTGTTGCTGAGCGCTGATAAGAAAGATTACGAGCGCATCTGTGCTGAATACGGGGTGACGGACTTTCGCTGGATGTTGAAGAAACTGAACGAGAAGAAAAAGGAAATAGAGGAGCAGCAGTCGCAG TACATTGAACACCTAAACAACCTGAGACATATTGAAATCAAGACACCCGGATGTGCCGAATTTGAATTTGAGATGGATCTCAAAGACCCCAATGCCAGAATCTTCCTCCTCAAG GATGGTGTTATGGTTCCATTTAACACTGATACAGATGAGAAGCATTCTTTGCGTCAAGTCGGCAGGAAATTCATCTTTAGCGTACATGGTCTaaatgcagaagatgctggactGTATCAAGTCGATATTGAGGGGGTCAATGTCTTCTCAACTGACTTTAAAA TTCCAGCGGTAGACTTCTTGGTAAAGATTCAGGAAGTGAAGGCTGTGGAAAGAGAGGATGCCGTGTTTGAGTGTGTCTTATCTGCTCCGCTCCCGAAGATCTCTTGGCTAGGCAAGAACGTCGCCCTGGAACAGGGTGAAAAGTATGACATCTCTGTCTCTGAGGACATGCTAATCCATAGACTGGTGGTGAAGGACTGTATGCAAGTGGACAAAGGCATCTACGCAGCTGTGGCTGGAATGAAGTCTTGTAACGCCTGGCTGATAGTGGAGG CTGACCCAGATCCGAACCAGAGGGGCAAGAAGGGAGCACGCAAAACCACTCAAGCAGGAGGTGGAGGCACAGACCTGATCAGGATCGCGGCAGAGCAGCAGGAGAAGCTGCAGAAGGAGCGAGAGGAGAGGATAGAGCAGCTGAAACAGATTCAGGCTGAAAAAGCTGCTGCCATTGAGGAAGAGAAaccagcagaagaagaaaaaacagctgAGGAAGATACTGCTGCCCCAGAACCGCCAAAACCAAAGGCTAAACCTAAACCCAAACCCAAGCCTAAACCAGAAACCAAAACAGACTCTGAAGGCAAAGAAGAAGAGCCTGAACCTGAGCCAGAGATGGAGGAGGAACAACCAGAATCAGAGAAAGCTGCTCCACCACCACCAGAGGCACCCAGTGAGGAGCCAAGGAAGAGAGTGAGAACTGGGCCTTTGGTCCCAGACACCATTGTTG ATCCAGGAGTTCACTTCACCAGTGGACTGTCAGATGTCCATGCCATCATTGGTCAGTCAGCAGAAATGGTGTGCAAACTTAGTAGTGAAAAGTGTGATGGCATTTGGTATAAAGATGGAAAAGAG ATAACAGCCACAGACAAACTAAAGATCGTCAAAGATGGCGCAGTCCATAAACTAATTGTATCAAACTGCACAGAGGATGACAGTGGAAAGTACCGCTTTGAGGCAGATGGACGTAAAACTGAGGCGATGTTGGTCGTGGAAG ACCCACCAAGGATCAATCAAGATGACTTGGCTAAATTCGCAGAGCCTGTGATAATCAAGGTTGGCCAAAATGCAACTTTCAAAATGGACTTTGTAGGTCGCGAGCCAATGAAAGTGCAGTGGTACAATGAGGGTGAAGAGATGCTTGAGGATAATCACATCAGGATTGAGAAGTCAGATAGTCACAGTCGCCTTCTACTTGTGAAATGTCAACGCAAAGACAGTGGAGAAATAAAGCTGAAGCTCAAAAATGAGTTTGGAACCATTGAGGCCCTTTCAAGACTCATCGTTCTAG ATAAACCCACCAACCCAATGGGACCTGCTGAAGTATTAGAAGCCTCAGCATCTTGTGTGGAGTTCAAGTGGAGATCCCCAAAGGACGATGGCGGTTCTCCTATAAAAAACTACTATATTGAGCGTAATCAGATTGGACGCAACACCTGGACGAAGATTGGAAATATCCCTAGAGAGCCCCATTACAAGGACACTGATGTGGACCATGGGAGGAGGTACTGCTATCGCATCAGGGCCGTGACTGCAGAGGGTACCAGTGATGTTTTTGAGACAAATGACATCCAGGCTGGCACCAAAG CATATCCTGGACCACCATCTACACCCAAAGTGGTCAGTGCCTTTAAGAACTGCATCACTTTGGCATGGTCACCTCCCACCAACACTGGTGGAACCAACATTGTTGGCTACAATATAGAGAAACGCAAACAGGGCAGCAACATATGGGGTCAAGTGAACCTCCCTGATGAGCCAATCAAAG GCAAACAGTATGATGTGAAAGATGTTATTGAAGGAATGGAATATGAATTCCGTGTGTCAGCCATCAACCTTTCTGGTGCTGGAGAACCAAGCACACCCTCTGAATTTGTGATAGCCAGAGATCCAAAAA AACCCCCTGGTAAAGTCATTGACCTGAAAGTCACAGATTCCACCTATACCTCTTTGTCTTTGAGTTGGACTAAACCGAAGGAGGAGGAAGGTGTCCAGGATGAAGCTAAAGGTTATTTTGTGGAATTAAGACCAGCTGAGAACACAGAATGGGGTCGCTGCAACTCAAACCCGCTCATTGCAACTTCCTATACAATTCTTGGCCTCAAGTCTATGGCTATGTACTGGGTCCGAGTGGTTGCAACCAACGAAGGAGGTGATGGGGAACCCCGAGATCTGGACAACTACATCATTGCCATGCCTCCACCAG TAAGGCCAAATTTCACCAATCGCAAAATGAAGAGCTTTATGGTTGTGAGAGCTGAAAATTCTGCTCGGGTCAACATAAATTTTGAG GCATCCCCAATGCCAACTATAATCTGGCTGAAAGATGGAATGCCTGTGTCCAAACGTGTAACTGTGAGCAATACAGATGGGATGTCCCAGCTCCTGATTCCCAGTGCCGAGCGTTCTGACAGCGGGATCTACACCATCATAGTCAAGAACATAGTGGGTCAGGAGATGTTCAGTGTTGAGATCAGAGTGACGG ATGATCCAAAGCCACCTGGCCCAGTGTGGCTGGAAGAAAATGTCCCTGGCACATTGACTGTTTCTTGGGAACCATCTCCTGATGAGAAACGAGATGATCACTTGCACTATATGGTGATGAAACGGGACTCCATCAAACACACCTGGCATACAGTCGCTGACCGCTTGTTCAACAACAACTTTACAGCAGTCAACATCATGCCTGGAAGGGAATATAACTTCCGTGTGTATGCCAAAAATGACATAGGCCTCTCAGAACCATCTGAGTCCCTGACATGGGGCATTGTAAAGAAGAAAG AAAAGTTCAGTCTCAACTTAGCCCCATCCAAACCTTGCAACTTGGACTCTGCTCCCATTTTCACAGTTCCCCTGAAGATGCACGCTACCCCGGAGAAATATGAGTGCTACATGAGCTGTGCAGTGAGAGGTGACCCCATACCTCATGTCACATGGTACCACAACAATGTCAGCCTCAACACTGACACCAACTACTACATCACTAACACCTGTGGAGTGTGCTCCATGCTCATCTTGAGAGTCAGTGCCAAAGACAACGGAGAATACAAAGTAGTGGCAGAAAACTCTTTAGGCCATGCTGAGTGCAGCACACAGCTGACAATCTTAG agtGA